Proteins encoded in a region of the Shewanella polaris genome:
- a CDS encoding bifunctional hydroxymethylpyrimidine kinase/phosphomethylpyrimidine kinase, whose translation MNSSTFVSESITQTPPIVWTIAGSDSGGGAGIQADLLTIQDLSCHGCSVITTLTAQNSVSVSLVETVSESMLLAQFSSLLVDLPPVAIKIGLLASQAQVDILADCLAQMRATQKMVPFVVLDPVMVASSGANFNSIDLDFSPLIGLIDLLTPNQHELKRLCSQYALAQDCADVGSNGFQQQQMIRDAKLLSDKFKCHVLAKGGDAQWQQQQAIDVYVSKNVKGASLAHSNAVFMLISQRIATTNNHGSGCTLSSAIACFIAHEFVIHDAIVLAKAYVNKGLTLGVSLGQGPGVLARTGWPDDLGMMPSIKLVSSEHLADDSCKQAAPNGFKSLHQPLGIYPVVADIDMLKKLLKAGCKTVQYRAKLVINIDTDDSHVLERLTLEANIIEAIKLGREFHAQLFINDHWQLAIKHGAFGVHLGQEDMATADLTAIAAAGMALGLSSHSYFEALLAHQCSPSYIALGHIFATTTKQMPSAPQGLSKLKRYASLFARHYPTVAIGGIDLSNLEFIADTGVGDAAVVRAVATANDPAKAYRALHHKWLQVTRPLAKACSPQEGL comes from the coding sequence ATGAATTCATCGACATTTGTCAGTGAATCAATAACGCAAACCCCACCCATTGTCTGGACCATAGCTGGTTCTGACAGTGGTGGTGGTGCGGGGATTCAAGCTGATTTACTCACCATACAAGACTTGTCGTGTCACGGGTGTAGCGTGATAACCACATTAACCGCACAAAACTCAGTCAGTGTGAGCCTTGTTGAAACCGTTTCTGAATCCATGCTGTTGGCTCAGTTCAGTAGTTTACTCGTGGATTTGCCGCCAGTGGCGATTAAAATTGGCCTGCTTGCATCCCAAGCACAGGTCGACATATTGGCTGACTGTTTGGCTCAGATGCGTGCCACTCAGAAGATGGTACCTTTTGTGGTACTTGACCCCGTCATGGTTGCCAGTAGTGGTGCGAACTTTAATTCTATCGATCTCGATTTTAGCCCTCTCATTGGTTTAATTGATTTACTAACGCCTAATCAGCACGAATTGAAGCGTTTATGTTCTCAGTATGCGTTAGCGCAAGATTGTGCTGATGTCGGCAGCAATGGTTTTCAGCAACAGCAAATGATCCGCGATGCCAAATTGTTATCCGATAAATTTAAATGCCATGTGCTCGCTAAAGGCGGTGATGCTCAGTGGCAGCAACAGCAGGCGATAGATGTATATGTGAGTAAAAACGTTAAAGGCGCCAGCCTTGCACACAGTAATGCGGTGTTTATGTTAATTAGCCAGCGGATAGCAACCACCAATAATCATGGAAGTGGTTGCACATTATCATCTGCAATAGCGTGTTTTATTGCCCATGAGTTCGTGATCCATGATGCTATTGTGCTGGCAAAAGCCTACGTCAATAAGGGACTCACTTTAGGCGTAAGCCTTGGTCAAGGACCTGGTGTCTTAGCCCGTACTGGTTGGCCTGATGATTTAGGGATGATGCCATCAATCAAGTTGGTATCTTCTGAGCATCTCGCTGATGATTCGTGCAAGCAAGCTGCACCTAATGGTTTTAAATCACTGCATCAACCCTTGGGGATTTATCCTGTTGTAGCTGATATCGATATGCTTAAAAAATTGTTAAAAGCGGGCTGTAAGACGGTTCAATATCGTGCCAAGTTAGTTATTAATATCGATACTGATGACAGCCATGTATTAGAACGATTAACACTCGAAGCGAATATCATTGAGGCCATCAAACTCGGTCGCGAATTTCATGCTCAGTTGTTTATTAATGATCATTGGCAACTGGCGATTAAACACGGTGCTTTTGGGGTTCATTTAGGCCAAGAGGATATGGCCACTGCAGATTTAACCGCGATAGCTGCTGCTGGAATGGCGTTAGGGCTATCGAGTCACAGTTATTTTGAAGCCTTGTTAGCCCACCAATGTTCGCCTTCATATATTGCTCTTGGGCATATTTTTGCTACCACGACTAAGCAAATGCCTTCCGCGCCTCAAGGGCTCAGCAAACTTAAACGTTATGCCAGTTTATTTGCGCGCCATTATCCTACTGTTGCAATTGGCGGGATAGATCTCAGTAATTTGGAGTTTATTGCGGATACCGGCGTTGGTGATGCTGCTGTTGTTAGAGCTGTAGCCACGGCTAACGATCCAGCGAAGGCGTATCGAGCCTTGCATCATAAATGGTTGCAGGTTACGCGGCCTTTGGCAAAAGCCTGTTCACCTCAGGAGGGCTTATGA
- a CDS encoding HesA/MoeB/ThiF family protein — protein sequence MNSLSGQDYIQYSRTMLLSDIGEAGQLAIMNSPVVIIGVGGLGNVVAHYLAAAGVQQILLIDHDVVELSNLPRQLLFRVSDIGKAKVNIAKSALSDAYPQINIDVLAQPITSAHFKQLVKRFTVKPVVFDCTDNVSARQLINQQCVQHQLTLVSGAISAYQGQLFCIDFSHSHSHSYSGCYCCLYPLDTPIMQNCTQTGVLGPAVGIIASMQALVGLQHICNTFTQYGVLHRFNGKDLRWQHAQMSQDPQCEVCHQYPLTDHQERSNVTN from the coding sequence ATGAATTCTCTATCTGGTCAGGATTACATTCAGTATTCACGCACCATGCTACTGAGTGATATTGGAGAAGCAGGGCAGCTTGCCATTATGAATAGCCCTGTAGTGATCATCGGTGTAGGAGGCTTAGGAAATGTAGTGGCGCATTATTTAGCTGCAGCGGGTGTTCAGCAAATACTGTTAATTGATCATGATGTGGTGGAATTATCCAACTTACCAAGGCAACTACTGTTCAGGGTATCTGATATTGGCAAAGCAAAAGTCAACATTGCAAAAAGTGCATTGAGCGATGCTTACCCTCAAATCAATATCGACGTGTTAGCACAACCCATTACATCAGCGCACTTTAAGCAGCTTGTTAAACGATTTACGGTAAAACCTGTGGTGTTTGATTGCACTGATAATGTTAGTGCGAGGCAACTGATAAACCAACAGTGTGTACAGCATCAGTTAACCTTGGTTAGTGGTGCTATCAGTGCATATCAGGGGCAGTTATTTTGTATCGATTTTTCCCACTCACATTCGCATTCATACAGTGGTTGCTATTGTTGTTTATATCCACTTGATACACCCATTATGCAAAATTGTACTCAAACTGGAGTGCTAGGGCCTGCTGTGGGTATTATCGCCAGTATGCAAGCGCTGGTGGGCCTTCAGCACATCTGCAATACCTTTACCCAATACGGTGTTCTACATCGATTTAATGGTAAGGATTTACGCTGGCAGCATGCCCAAATGAGTCAAGACCCACAATGTGAAGTATGTCATCAATATCCATTAACTGATCATCAGGAGCGGTCTAATGTCACAAACTGA